A genomic window from Pseudoalteromonas piratica includes:
- the cobO gene encoding cob(I)yrinic acid a,c-diamide adenosyltransferase has protein sequence MSDKFDQHQKRQEKIKKAVDEKVAQATIEKGLFLVITGNGKGKSTSAFGTVARAVGHGQKAVVAQFVKGGWECGERNLLENAGAVFHVMSTGFTWETQNRETDTEAAQSVWQAVKKSLSDENIDLVVLDEITYMINYDYIALDDVLDAISNRPKEQSVIVTGRAAHRQLEELADTVSEVRNVKHAFDNGVKARKGIDW, from the coding sequence ATGTCAGATAAATTCGACCAACATCAAAAGCGTCAAGAGAAAATTAAAAAAGCCGTTGACGAAAAAGTCGCACAAGCCACAATTGAAAAAGGCCTTTTCCTGGTTATTACAGGTAATGGTAAAGGTAAATCCACCAGCGCATTTGGTACTGTTGCTCGCGCTGTAGGTCATGGACAAAAAGCAGTAGTTGCTCAATTTGTTAAAGGTGGCTGGGAATGTGGCGAGCGTAATTTACTTGAAAATGCCGGCGCAGTTTTTCATGTAATGTCCACAGGGTTTACTTGGGAAACGCAAAACCGAGAAACCGATACTGAAGCGGCACAATCAGTGTGGCAAGCAGTAAAGAAATCACTTAGCGATGAAAACATTGATCTTGTGGTGCTTGATGAAATCACTTATATGATCAACTACGACTATATTGCACTCGATGATGTGCTTGATGCAATAAGCAACCGACCAAAAGAACAATCAGTGATAGTTACCGGGCGCGCTGCTCATCGACAATTAGAAGAGCTGGCAGATACCGTATCTGAAGTACGCAACGTAAAACACGCATTTGATAATGGCGTGAAAGCACGTAAAGGTATCGACTGGTAA
- a CDS encoding histidine phosphatase family protein, with amino-acid sequence MQSNNTNIFLLRHGLPEGDKCLRGVTDFDITQKGLMQMSDAVSSLRFDAVVTSPLKRCFTFAEQLSLLQKINLIVCDELSEMNFGDWDGQPFSTLFSEDNNDVMRFFESPYDNNPPNGETMLHFHNRVSQSFDSICKQRLGKNVLIVTHAGVMREIVQFVLGIKQGQCHQTIHLDYASLIQISVIEDNEQLYFRLHL; translated from the coding sequence ATGCAATCAAACAACACTAATATTTTTCTATTACGCCATGGCTTGCCTGAGGGTGATAAATGCTTACGTGGGGTTACCGACTTTGACATTACCCAGAAAGGTTTAATGCAAATGAGTGATGCAGTATCTAGTTTGCGCTTTGATGCAGTTGTGACGTCTCCCCTTAAACGTTGTTTTACTTTCGCTGAACAATTATCACTTTTACAAAAAATAAATTTAATAGTATGTGATGAGCTATCAGAAATGAATTTTGGCGATTGGGATGGACAGCCTTTTAGTACATTATTTTCAGAAGATAACAATGATGTAATGAGATTTTTTGAATCGCCTTATGATAATAACCCACCTAATGGTGAAACAATGCTGCATTTTCACAACCGTGTTTCACAGAGCTTTGATTCAATATGTAAACAACGGTTAGGTAAAAACGTGTTGATTGTGACTCATGCAGGTGTAATGCGCGAAATTGTGCAGTTTGTATTGGGTATTAAACAAGGTCAATGCCATCAAACAATCCACTTAGACTATGCCAGCTTAATTCAAATATCGGTTATTGAAGATAACGAGCAGCTTTATTTCCGTTTGCACTTGTAA
- the thrS gene encoding threonine--tRNA ligase — protein sequence MPIITLPDGSQRAFDNPVSVLDVALDIGPGLAKATIAGRINGERVDACQLITEDSQLEIITAKDDDGLEIIRHSCAHLLGHAIKQLYPDVKMAIGPTIDNGFYYDIDMEHSLTAEDLEKLEKRMLELAKTNYDVVKKVVTWQEARDAFEARGETYKMEILDENINRDDTPGLYHHEEYIDMCRGPHVPNMKFCHHFKIMKVAGAYWRGDSENKMLQRVYGTAWADKKQLKAYLKRLEEAEKRDHRKIGKALDLWHWQEEAPGMVFWHNDGWSIYRELEDFVREKLREYKYEEVKGPLMMDRVLWEKSGHWDKYGDAMFTTESEKREYAIKPMNCPGHVQIFNQGLKSYRDLPLRMAEFGCCHRNEPSGALHGLMRVRGFTQDDAHVFCTEEQVMEEVSSCIKMVYDTYETFGFEKIVVKLSTRPEKRIGEDEMWDKSEKALADALDANGIAFEYLPGEGAFYGPKIEFTLYDCLERAWQCGTVQLDFALPGRLGATYVAENNERKTPVMIHRAILGSIERFIGILTEEYAGLFPTWLAPKQVVVMNITDKQSEYVTEVVEKLNNLGFRACADLRNEKIGFKIREHTLKRIPYLLVVGDKEVEQQELAVRTRTGEDLGKLSVDDFIAKLAEEVKNRK from the coding sequence ATGCCAATTATTACTCTTCCAGATGGCTCACAACGAGCATTTGATAACCCTGTTTCTGTATTAGACGTTGCATTAGACATCGGCCCTGGTTTAGCAAAAGCAACCATTGCTGGTCGCATTAATGGCGAACGTGTAGACGCTTGCCAGCTAATCACTGAAGATAGCCAACTGGAAATCATCACCGCAAAAGACGACGATGGTTTAGAAATCATTCGTCACTCATGTGCTCACTTATTAGGCCATGCAATTAAGCAGCTTTACCCAGATGTTAAAATGGCGATTGGTCCAACAATCGACAATGGTTTTTACTACGACATCGATATGGAGCACTCATTAACAGCGGAAGATCTAGAAAAACTAGAAAAGCGCATGTTAGAACTTGCAAAAACAAATTACGACGTTGTTAAGAAAGTTGTTACATGGCAAGAAGCGCGCGACGCATTTGAAGCGCGTGGCGAAACGTACAAGATGGAAATCTTAGACGAAAATATCAACCGTGATGACACGCCAGGTTTATACCACCACGAAGAATACATTGATATGTGTCGTGGCCCGCACGTACCAAATATGAAATTCTGCCACCATTTCAAAATTATGAAGGTAGCAGGTGCATATTGGCGTGGTGATTCAGAAAATAAAATGCTTCAGCGTGTTTATGGCACAGCGTGGGCAGATAAAAAGCAATTAAAAGCATATTTAAAGCGCCTAGAAGAAGCAGAAAAGCGTGACCACCGTAAAATTGGTAAAGCACTGGATTTATGGCACTGGCAAGAAGAAGCGCCAGGCATGGTATTCTGGCACAATGACGGTTGGAGCATCTACCGCGAGCTAGAAGACTTTGTTCGTGAGAAACTGCGCGAATACAAGTACGAAGAAGTAAAAGGCCCACTGATGATGGACCGTGTACTTTGGGAAAAATCAGGTCACTGGGATAAATATGGCGATGCAATGTTTACCACTGAATCTGAAAAACGCGAATATGCAATCAAGCCAATGAACTGCCCAGGCCACGTTCAAATCTTTAATCAAGGTTTAAAATCATACCGTGATTTACCACTACGTATGGCTGAATTTGGTTGTTGTCACCGTAACGAACCTTCGGGCGCACTTCACGGTTTAATGCGTGTACGTGGCTTTACCCAAGATGATGCACACGTTTTCTGTACTGAAGAGCAGGTAATGGAAGAAGTGTCATCGTGTATCAAAATGGTATACGACACATACGAAACATTCGGCTTTGAAAAAATCGTGGTAAAACTATCAACGCGTCCTGAAAAACGCATTGGTGAAGACGAAATGTGGGACAAGTCAGAAAAAGCACTGGCTGATGCACTTGATGCAAATGGCATTGCGTTTGAATACTTACCAGGTGAAGGTGCATTCTACGGTCCGAAAATTGAATTCACACTATACGATTGTTTAGAGCGTGCATGGCAATGTGGTACGGTTCAGCTAGACTTCGCATTACCAGGTCGTTTAGGTGCAACTTACGTTGCCGAAAATAACGAACGTAAAACGCCGGTAATGATCCACCGTGCAATTTTAGGTTCAATTGAGCGTTTCATCGGTATTTTAACTGAAGAATATGCGGGATTATTCCCAACTTGGTTAGCACCAAAGCAGGTTGTGGTAATGAATATTACCGACAAACAGTCTGAATATGTGACAGAAGTTGTAGAAAAATTGAATAATCTTGGATTTAGAGCCTGTGCTGACTTGAGAAATGAGAAGATAGGCTTTAAAATTCGCGAGCATACTTTAAAACGTATTCCGTACTTACTAGTTGTTGGTGATAAAGAAGTAGAACAACAAGAGCTAGCAGTTAGAACGCGTACTGGCGAAGACCTTGGCAAGTTATCAGTTGATGACTTTATTGCTAAGCTTGCTGAAGAAGTTAAAAATAGAAAATAA
- the cobS gene encoding adenosylcobinamide-GDP ribazoletransferase encodes MNLYYEISLFKLALSFLTRIPITINDYSEQKLNEATGYFPAVGALIGVLLALCYYFLSLAFPTPLAVTAVIAIGFLLTGGFHEDGLADVADGFGGAFEPSKKLEIMKDSRLGTYGTLALISLFAIKYQTLVASSVIPILLIGAHSISRVFATSIIGKCAYVTEDGLSKVKPVAKKLSINAEHRLWTTFIAVCLLLFVLGVTFFQLLFMIMSCFALRYVLIIWFKKHINGYTGDCLGAAQQMFEVLVYCLLLLFLD; translated from the coding sequence ATGAATCTCTATTACGAAATATCCTTGTTTAAATTGGCGCTCAGCTTTTTAACGCGAATACCCATCACAATTAACGATTATTCCGAACAAAAACTGAATGAAGCAACTGGCTATTTTCCAGCTGTGGGCGCATTGATTGGTGTATTACTCGCACTCTGTTATTACTTTCTTTCATTGGCTTTTCCTACCCCTTTGGCGGTTACAGCGGTTATAGCAATTGGCTTTTTACTGACCGGCGGTTTTCATGAGGATGGCCTTGCCGATGTCGCCGACGGCTTTGGTGGCGCATTTGAGCCAAGTAAGAAACTTGAAATTATGAAAGATTCACGCTTGGGCACTTATGGTACCCTTGCGCTGATATCCTTATTTGCGATTAAATACCAAACCTTAGTTGCAAGCAGTGTTATTCCCATATTATTAATTGGTGCACACAGTATCAGCCGTGTTTTTGCTACCAGTATTATTGGTAAATGTGCATATGTAACCGAAGATGGTTTGAGTAAGGTAAAACCAGTCGCCAAAAAGCTATCCATCAACGCTGAACACCGATTATGGACAACTTTTATTGCTGTTTGCCTGTTACTGTTTGTCTTAGGTGTTACCTTCTTTCAACTTCTTTTTATGATTATGAGCTGCTTTGCCCTCAGGTACGTACTTATAATTTGGTTTAAAAAACATATTAATGGCTATACCGGAGATTGCTTGGGCGCTGCCCAACAAATGTTTGAGGTCTTAGTATATTGCCTTCTATTACTCTTTTTGGATTAA
- a CDS encoding DUF3010 family protein: protein MRTCGVEIKGSEALICVLAKENDVFDIRDVRQTRFVLPKNDDADTIRKFQFDFAKLMQDYQVDTIAIKERQQKGKFAGSPQGFKIEAALQLINDLRVVLLNPTAMKEQLKKNPLPIDFEDTGLKKFQETAFVTAYIELTHRTYNKV, encoded by the coding sequence ATGAGAACATGTGGTGTTGAAATTAAAGGCTCTGAAGCCTTAATTTGTGTTTTAGCAAAAGAAAATGATGTATTTGATATTCGTGATGTGCGCCAAACACGTTTTGTTTTGCCAAAAAACGATGACGCTGACACTATCCGAAAATTTCAATTTGATTTTGCAAAGTTAATGCAAGACTACCAAGTTGATACCATCGCAATTAAAGAACGCCAACAAAAAGGCAAATTTGCTGGCAGCCCTCAAGGATTTAAAATTGAAGCTGCGCTGCAACTAATAAATGATCTTCGCGTGGTGCTGCTTAACCCAACAGCAATGAAAGAGCAGTTAAAGAAAAATCCGCTACCAATCGATTTTGAAGACACGGGTCTTAAAAAGTTTCAAGAAACAGCGTTCGTCACTGCGTATATTGAACTGACACATCGCACTTACAACAAAGTATAA
- a CDS encoding cation diffusion facilitator family transporter, translating to MNKHAITNVVAVLLTVAGFFLSLPWLLSIGLFALSGALTNWLAVHMLFEKVPGLYGSGVIPNQFEQIKQAIKALFMSQFFTQENINKLMSAELENADNGIDFTPIIENTDLNPAFDSLVDVVENSQFGAMLGMFGGTAVLEPMKQPFIDKMQSSLIEISSSEVFHKTVQAQLTSNTSAEKLQTKIEAIIEARLAELTPQLVKELIQNLIKEHLGWLVVWGGVFGGLFGLIAYFI from the coding sequence TTGAACAAGCACGCTATCACCAATGTTGTCGCAGTATTGTTAACAGTTGCAGGTTTCTTTTTGTCATTGCCTTGGCTGTTAAGTATTGGTTTATTTGCTTTATCTGGTGCATTGACCAATTGGCTTGCAGTTCATATGCTTTTTGAAAAAGTCCCAGGGCTTTATGGCTCGGGTGTGATCCCAAATCAATTCGAACAAATTAAACAAGCTATTAAAGCGTTGTTTATGTCGCAATTCTTTACTCAAGAAAATATTAACAAATTGATGTCGGCGGAATTAGAAAATGCTGATAACGGCATTGATTTTACCCCTATTATTGAAAATACCGATTTAAATCCAGCATTTGATTCGTTGGTAGATGTTGTCGAAAACTCACAATTTGGTGCTATGTTAGGCATGTTTGGTGGCACAGCTGTATTGGAGCCAATGAAACAGCCATTTATCGACAAAATGCAATCATCACTTATCGAAATTAGTAGTTCAGAAGTATTCCATAAGACAGTTCAAGCACAGTTAACGTCAAATACCAGCGCTGAAAAGTTGCAAACAAAAATTGAAGCAATCATTGAAGCGCGTTTAGCTGAACTTACACCGCAACTGGTTAAAGAGCTTATTCAGAATCTCATTAAAGAGCATTTAGGTTGGCTAGTTGTGTGGGGCGGGGTATTTGGTGGTTTGTTTGGTTTAATAGCCTACTTCATATAA
- the cobT gene encoding nicotinate-nucleotide--dimethylbenzimidazole phosphoribosyltransferase, whose translation MAKKALEIQMSKELELTEIIQNTIKGKIKPIGSLGKLETLAQQIASVQVTSSNNNKLQIHNPHLLIFAGDHGIAKHNVSIAPSDVTTLMVNCFLTGKAAINSFIKDSDWQLNVVDCGIQTELPQHKHLINARLGNVCGDISEESALTLAQLAEAKSNAEPLISDLDTNLIGMGEMGIGNTSPASALFAKLFNLDVNDVVGVGTGINDKQLMHKQALIAKAIARVETQEPCEILRQLGSFEIATMTFAMLAAFKHNKLIIVDGFIVTASAAIALAIEPKLKSHLVFAHVSNEAAHKRILEKLNVSPLLDLSLRLGEGTGAALSLPLIQAAINFYNHMASFEDLGISL comes from the coding sequence ATAGCTAAAAAAGCATTGGAAATCCAGATGTCTAAAGAGTTGGAGTTAACAGAAATAATTCAAAATACCATCAAGGGTAAAATTAAACCGATAGGATCGCTTGGTAAACTTGAAACGCTTGCTCAGCAAATTGCATCAGTTCAAGTCACTAGCTCTAACAACAATAAGTTACAAATACATAACCCGCATTTGCTTATTTTTGCAGGTGATCATGGCATTGCAAAACATAATGTAAGTATCGCTCCCAGTGATGTAACCACCTTAATGGTCAATTGTTTTCTCACTGGCAAAGCGGCAATTAATAGTTTTATTAAAGATTCTGATTGGCAACTAAACGTCGTTGATTGTGGTATTCAAACCGAACTCCCTCAGCATAAACATTTAATTAATGCACGGCTTGGCAATGTTTGTGGTGATATCAGTGAAGAGTCAGCGTTAACCCTGGCACAACTAGCAGAGGCGAAAAGTAATGCTGAACCGTTAATTAGTGACCTAGACACTAACCTGATAGGTATGGGTGAAATGGGTATTGGCAACACTAGCCCTGCCAGCGCATTATTTGCAAAGTTATTTAACTTAGATGTAAACGATGTAGTTGGGGTGGGCACAGGTATCAATGATAAGCAGCTTATGCACAAACAGGCCCTTATTGCCAAAGCCATCGCTCGAGTTGAAACACAAGAACCTTGTGAAATATTACGTCAGTTAGGCAGCTTTGAAATTGCGACCATGACCTTTGCGATGCTTGCCGCCTTTAAACACAATAAATTGATTATCGTTGATGGCTTTATAGTGACGGCCTCAGCAGCAATCGCCCTAGCCATTGAACCTAAACTTAAAAGCCATTTAGTATTTGCTCATGTATCGAACGAAGCTGCTCATAAACGCATTCTTGAAAAATTAAATGTCTCACCCTTGCTCGATTTATCACTTCGTCTTGGTGAGGGAACTGGTGCGGCACTTTCGTTACCACTCATACAGGCTGCTATTAATTTTTATAATCATATGGCAAGTTTTGAAGATCTCGGAATATCACTTTAA
- a CDS encoding amidohydrolase, translating to MQRFIPSALVVAMSLGLAACNKQAPQGEHVSINKNPYPSTYQPYESAKLLIKNATVLTGTGERLDNADVLILDGKISQVGENLSHDTARVIDAKGKWVTPGIIDVHSHLGAYPSPSVESHQDGNEMTSPNTAYVWVEHSVWPQDPGFNTARAGGITSLQILPGSANLFGGRGVTLKNVPAHTMQAMKFPEAPYGLKMACGENPKRVYGSRKISPSTRMGNMAGYRSAWAEATEYKRAWEKYDADHKLGLAVDAPERDIKLDTLRGVLDGEIMIHNHCYKAEEMAMMIDLSNEFGYHAGTFHHGIEAYKIADLLADNGSCAALWPDWWGFKMEAYDMVQENIAIVDAVKNSCAIVHSDSDTTIQRLNQEAAKVMYRANENGFDIKEEHAIRWITQNAAKSLGVDDKVGSIEAGKQADVVIWNQNPFSVYAKAEKVFIDGAKVYDRSDEKYQAKSDFMLGQQ from the coding sequence ATGCAAAGATTTATCCCTTCTGCGTTAGTTGTTGCTATGTCACTTGGTTTGGCTGCATGTAATAAGCAGGCACCACAAGGCGAACATGTATCAATTAACAAAAATCCATACCCAAGTACTTATCAGCCATATGAAAGTGCGAAACTACTGATTAAAAATGCAACTGTTTTAACCGGTACAGGCGAGCGTTTAGATAATGCCGATGTTTTAATTCTGGATGGTAAAATTTCGCAAGTTGGCGAAAATTTATCACATGACACTGCGCGTGTAATTGATGCTAAAGGTAAATGGGTTACCCCAGGTATTATTGATGTGCATTCACATTTAGGTGCTTACCCAAGCCCATCAGTTGAGTCGCACCAAGATGGTAATGAAATGACAAGCCCTAATACTGCTTATGTATGGGTAGAACATTCAGTTTGGCCACAGGATCCAGGTTTTAATACTGCACGTGCTGGTGGTATTACGTCATTACAAATTCTACCTGGCTCTGCAAACTTATTTGGTGGTCGTGGTGTAACACTTAAAAATGTGCCTGCGCATACGATGCAAGCCATGAAATTCCCTGAAGCGCCATATGGTTTAAAAATGGCTTGTGGTGAAAATCCGAAGCGCGTTTATGGTTCACGTAAAATTTCACCATCGACACGTATGGGTAACATGGCTGGCTATCGCAGCGCATGGGCTGAAGCAACAGAGTACAAACGTGCTTGGGAAAAATACGATGCTGATCACAAGCTAGGTTTAGCGGTTGATGCGCCTGAGCGTGACATAAAGCTAGATACCTTACGCGGTGTACTTGACGGTGAGATTATGATCCATAACCACTGTTATAAAGCAGAAGAAATGGCGATGATGATTGATCTTTCAAATGAGTTTGGTTATCACGCGGGTACTTTCCACCATGGTATTGAAGCATACAAAATTGCTGATTTACTGGCAGATAATGGTAGCTGTGCAGCACTTTGGCCAGATTGGTGGGGCTTTAAAATGGAAGCTTACGACATGGTACAAGAAAACATTGCCATTGTTGATGCCGTTAAAAACTCATGTGCGATTGTTCACTCAGACTCAGACACAACTATTCAGCGTCTAAACCAAGAAGCAGCAAAAGTAATGTACCGCGCTAATGAAAACGGTTTTGATATCAAAGAAGAGCATGCGATCCGTTGGATCACGCAAAATGCGGCTAAATCGTTAGGTGTTGATGACAAGGTTGGTAGCATAGAGGCAGGTAAACAAGCGGACGTGGTTATTTGGAATCAAAACCCATTCAGTGTTTACGCAAAAGCTGAGAAAGTATTCATCGACGGTGCCAAAGTATATGACCGTTCTGATGAAAAATACCAAGCGAAAAGTGACTTTATGTTAGGTCAGCAATAA
- a CDS encoding DUF3718 domain-containing protein — protein sequence MKVLAAALVSTTLLASANATADTQFVALDNSPGTELCMAFASNKPLDMKKAIKQNRVKKYQIDDKLTCNDMSLAEFASVYGLNRTSNYMNLEISTSTSIKDLAMAKKELVYISGSK from the coding sequence ATGAAAGTTTTAGCAGCAGCACTGGTAAGCACCACCCTACTTGCATCAGCAAACGCAACAGCAGACACACAGTTTGTCGCTTTAGATAACTCACCAGGCACAGAACTGTGTATGGCCTTTGCATCAAATAAACCACTTGATATGAAAAAAGCGATTAAACAAAATCGCGTTAAGAAATACCAAATTGACGATAAGCTCACATGTAATGATATGTCGTTAGCAGAATTTGCCAGTGTGTACGGGCTAAATCGTACTAGCAACTATATGAATCTAGAAATAAGCACATCTACCAGTATTAAAGATTTAGCGATGGCTAAGAAAGAATTGGTGTATATCTCAGGCAGTAAATAA
- a CDS encoding amidohydrolase family protein: MKLFKKTLLAAAVLSSAGAMAKTTAIINAEIHTATEQGVIKSGTVLIEDGKIKAVSNEQLNADEIIDAKGKILTPGFIGSMNQLGLVEVGAVASSRDGNEKKGGITFDPSLAFNPKSTLIAYARKGGLTRDVIAPGWGEGPFVGLSSTVNLSGEFGSSVVDSQNAIIVNLGGTKDGSRAASLAKFIDKLEGQHTKLAKKSDKKDEKADPSKEERLLTAALKGEKPIVVRVSRAQDMLELIKVKERFGIDLVISGAEDALPIKAELAKAKVPVILSAMANLPGDFDSLNASLTTAGELEKAGVQVALTIAGDSSHNVYQLRYDAGNAVAYGMSREGALKAITSNVADIFNIEDAGSIAVGKAADLALWSADPFEISTTLEKVMINGVEVSTESRHDKLRDRYMAETNMPRAYTK; encoded by the coding sequence ATGAAATTATTTAAAAAGACCTTACTTGCTGCAGCAGTTTTAAGTTCTGCAGGTGCAATGGCAAAAACGACGGCAATTATCAATGCGGAAATACATACTGCCACAGAGCAGGGTGTAATTAAAAGCGGCACTGTATTAATTGAAGACGGTAAAATTAAGGCTGTCAGTAATGAACAGCTTAATGCAGATGAAATCATTGATGCTAAAGGCAAAATTTTAACACCTGGTTTTATTGGTAGCATGAACCAGCTAGGTTTAGTGGAAGTTGGCGCGGTTGCTTCTTCACGTGATGGCAATGAGAAAAAAGGCGGCATTACATTTGATCCTTCTCTTGCATTTAACCCAAAATCAACCTTGATAGCTTATGCTCGTAAAGGTGGTTTAACACGTGATGTAATTGCACCAGGTTGGGGAGAAGGTCCGTTTGTAGGTTTGAGTTCAACGGTAAACCTAAGTGGTGAATTTGGCAGTAGCGTGGTTGACAGTCAAAATGCCATTATTGTTAATCTTGGTGGTACAAAGGATGGCTCTCGTGCGGCATCACTTGCCAAGTTTATTGACAAGCTTGAAGGTCAACACACCAAATTAGCGAAAAAGTCTGACAAAAAAGACGAGAAAGCCGATCCTTCGAAAGAAGAAAGACTCTTAACGGCTGCGCTTAAAGGTGAAAAGCCAATTGTTGTGCGTGTATCACGTGCACAAGATATGCTTGAACTAATTAAGGTTAAAGAGCGCTTTGGCATTGATTTAGTGATTTCAGGTGCTGAAGATGCGTTACCAATAAAAGCGGAACTTGCCAAAGCGAAGGTGCCTGTTATCTTAAGTGCAATGGCAAATTTACCTGGCGATTTTGATTCACTTAATGCATCGCTTACCACAGCGGGTGAATTAGAAAAAGCTGGCGTTCAAGTAGCGTTAACGATTGCAGGTGATAGCAGTCACAATGTTTATCAATTACGTTATGATGCCGGTAATGCAGTTGCTTATGGCATGAGCCGTGAAGGTGCATTAAAAGCAATTACTAGCAATGTCGCTGACATTTTTAACATTGAAGATGCGGGTAGCATTGCAGTAGGCAAGGCAGCAGATTTAGCTTTATGGTCAGCAGACCCATTTGAAATTAGCACGACACTTGAAAAAGTGATGATTAATGGGGTTGAGGTGTCAACTGAATCGCGACACGATAAGTTACGTGATCGTTACATGGCTGAAACCAATATGCCACGCGCTTACACTAAGTAA
- a CDS encoding endonuclease/exonuclease/phosphatase family protein, protein MMSLTVTTLNLCNFCAPPYSFYDFETTYATAQWQQKQTWLTQLLELVKSDIICFQEVFSIQELNDIIAPLGLSHFAYCDEPAIDTNNPYLYKRPIVLMASRYPLVNIRRITHPSFLNMAPLSREVINCEVIHPEYGHIRLYGTHLKSKRATDFVLDHPEYQSLPQASIQHIGRLLSDKQRSDEAMALYIDFMTQQASQPLPTFIMGDFNQQAIQSNLAFFTEHTESKETLESDAKLLDSFYLSTLQTRKPTHYFYGNGSVLDYIVCPESILSQLNLNELTFNVLDDHISQDEINMTTDHALVSITLS, encoded by the coding sequence ATGATGTCGCTGACCGTTACCACACTCAATTTATGTAATTTTTGCGCCCCGCCTTACAGCTTTTATGATTTCGAAACGACCTATGCAACGGCGCAGTGGCAGCAAAAGCAAACTTGGTTAACCCAATTACTCGAACTCGTAAAATCAGATATAATCTGCTTTCAAGAAGTTTTTTCAATTCAAGAACTAAACGACATTATTGCACCACTTGGCTTGTCTCATTTTGCCTATTGTGATGAACCTGCGATAGATACAAATAATCCTTACTTATATAAACGCCCGATCGTATTAATGGCGTCACGCTACCCGTTAGTTAATATCCGCAGAATAACGCACCCTTCTTTTTTGAATATGGCGCCCCTATCGCGTGAAGTAATCAATTGCGAAGTGATTCACCCAGAGTATGGTCATATTCGCCTTTATGGCACACATTTAAAATCGAAACGGGCCACTGATTTCGTGCTCGATCACCCTGAGTACCAAAGTCTTCCACAAGCAAGTATTCAACATATTGGTCGTTTACTCTCTGATAAACAACGCAGTGATGAAGCCATGGCGTTATATATTGATTTTATGACACAGCAAGCCAGCCAACCGTTACCTACCTTCATTATGGGTGATTTTAATCAACAAGCGATCCAATCTAATTTAGCATTTTTTACAGAACACACAGAATCGAAAGAAACACTTGAAAGTGACGCTAAGTTACTTGATAGCTTTTATTTAAGTACTTTACAAACACGCAAACCGACACATTATTTTTATGGTAATGGTAGCGTGCTTGATTACATTGTCTGTCCAGAATCAATTCTCAGCCAACTTAATTTGAATGAACTAACGTTTAATGTTCTCGATGACCACATTAGCCAAGATGAAATTAATATGACTACAGATCATGCACTGGTGAGCATTACCCTTTCATAA
- the cobU gene encoding bifunctional adenosylcobinamide kinase/adenosylcobinamide-phosphate guanylyltransferase: MNKYLVIGGVRSGKSRYAEQLAQQHALSDGLNVVYVATAEAFDNEMKERICHHKRSRPKHWQTIETGPELVNTLSKIDRQAVILVDCLTVWLNNCLYYDAINWQLEKSQFLKWLETTEHTVIMVTNEVGFSITPDNPLARQFADEQGWLNQGVAALASNVTFTIAGIPHAIKQH, translated from the coding sequence ATGAATAAATATTTAGTGATTGGCGGTGTGCGCTCCGGTAAGTCTCGTTATGCTGAACAACTCGCACAACAACACGCTTTGTCAGACGGATTAAACGTAGTGTATGTTGCAACCGCTGAGGCCTTTGATAACGAAATGAAAGAACGGATTTGTCATCATAAACGCTCTCGTCCAAAGCATTGGCAAACAATTGAAACAGGCCCTGAGCTTGTTAATACTCTTTCAAAAATTGACAGGCAAGCTGTTATTTTGGTTGATTGCCTAACGGTGTGGCTTAATAATTGTTTGTACTATGATGCTATAAACTGGCAATTAGAAAAATCACAGTTTCTAAAATGGCTAGAGACTACCGAACATACAGTTATTATGGTGACTAATGAAGTGGGTTTTTCAATCACACCTGATAACCCATTAGCCAGACAGTTTGCAGACGAACAAGGTTGGCTCAACCAAGGCGTTGCAGCACTTGCAAGTAATGTTACTTTCACCATCGCTGGAATTCCACATGCAATCAAACAACACTAA